A DNA window from Desulfovibrionales bacterium contains the following coding sequences:
- a CDS encoding aminotransferase class III-fold pyridoxal phosphate-dependent enzyme, producing the protein MILAIIQARMGSTRLPGKVLADICGKPMLWHVWNRVRTVPSVDKAVVATSVSQADDPVVDFCMRHEIEYFRGNEADVLDRFYQAAKTFCADGVVRITADCPLIDPGVVDRVVRVYLGGDYDYVSNTLRYTYPDGLDTEVLTFAALEAAWGEARRASEREHVTPYVRTSGRFRLMNVENAVDLSARGFRWSVDETRDLDFVRAVYARLGGNGRLFALSDITNLLDQEPDLAKINQGSVRNSGYYISLAREPRVSQRTRELKNSGELKAKATRLIPSCSQTFSKGPTQFVQGVAPVFLKRGQGSHVWDVDGNEYIDYPMALGPIILGHNYPAITEAVNRQMQDGITFSLPHPLEVEAAEILVEIIPCAEMVRFGKNGSDVTAGAVRVARAYTGKEVVACCGYHGWQDWYIGTTTRNRGVPKAVQELTVAFEYNNIASLERVFDEHKGHVAAVIMEPVGIIEPCDGFLQQVRELTQREGALLVFDEVVTGFRLALGGAQEYFGVVPDLACVGKAMGNGYPIAAVVGRREIMEVFDEIFFSFTFGGETISLAAAVATIAEIRRQNVIGHLWEQGTKLKDGYNVLAREFGVDAFTRCIGLPPRTVITYKDENGEESLVFKSLFQQECLKRGILFSGGQNICFSHSDADIDYTLRVYRTALEILAEAIKCGDVAQRLEGKPVQPVFRKP; encoded by the coding sequence ATGATTTTGGCTATTATTCAGGCGCGTATGGGGTCCACTAGACTACCGGGCAAGGTGCTTGCAGACATCTGCGGGAAACCCATGCTCTGGCATGTGTGGAACAGGGTACGGACAGTCCCGTCTGTAGACAAAGCGGTAGTAGCGACTTCAGTAAGCCAGGCCGACGATCCTGTAGTCGATTTCTGTATGAGACACGAAATCGAGTATTTTCGCGGTAACGAGGCGGATGTGCTTGACCGTTTTTATCAGGCTGCAAAGACATTTTGTGCGGATGGGGTGGTCCGTATCACTGCGGACTGCCCGTTGATCGATCCCGGTGTCGTTGACAGGGTGGTTCGTGTCTATCTCGGAGGCGATTACGATTACGTCTCCAATACGCTAAGATACACGTACCCTGATGGTCTGGATACAGAAGTACTTACGTTTGCGGCATTAGAGGCGGCCTGGGGGGAAGCAAGGCGGGCAAGCGAGCGGGAACACGTAACGCCATACGTTCGCACCTCAGGACGATTTCGACTGATGAATGTTGAAAACGCCGTAGATCTGTCTGCCCGCGGATTTCGATGGAGTGTTGATGAGACGCGTGATCTGGACTTCGTACGTGCCGTTTACGCCAGACTCGGCGGTAACGGCCGGCTCTTTGCTCTCTCTGATATCACGAATCTGCTCGATCAGGAGCCGGATCTAGCGAAAATCAATCAGGGCAGTGTTCGAAACAGCGGATACTATATTTCCCTGGCGAGAGAGCCTCGCGTTTCCCAGAGAACGAGAGAACTGAAGAATTCCGGTGAGCTAAAGGCAAAAGCTACGAGACTTATTCCCTCCTGCAGTCAGACCTTCAGCAAGGGGCCCACGCAGTTTGTGCAGGGTGTCGCGCCGGTATTTCTCAAGCGCGGTCAGGGTAGCCATGTATGGGATGTGGACGGCAATGAATACATCGACTACCCTATGGCCCTGGGACCGATCATCCTGGGCCACAACTATCCGGCCATAACCGAGGCGGTTAACCGCCAAATGCAGGACGGGATAACATTTTCACTGCCGCATCCGCTGGAAGTGGAAGCGGCAGAAATACTTGTCGAGATTATTCCCTGCGCCGAGATGGTACGCTTCGGAAAGAACGGATCCGATGTCACCGCAGGGGCTGTCCGTGTTGCACGGGCCTATACCGGTAAGGAGGTCGTGGCCTGCTGCGGCTATCACGGTTGGCAGGATTGGTACATAGGGACCACCACAAGGAACAGGGGGGTGCCGAAGGCCGTACAGGAACTGACTGTTGCCTTTGAATACAACAATATTGCCAGCCTGGAACGGGTATTTGACGAGCACAAGGGCCATGTGGCAGCGGTAATCATGGAGCCGGTTGGAATAATAGAGCCGTGCGACGGGTTCCTGCAACAGGTGCGGGAACTGACGCAGCGCGAAGGGGCATTACTGGTTTTCGACGAGGTGGTTACGGGCTTTCGCCTGGCGCTGGGCGGAGCGCAAGAATACTTCGGAGTTGTGCCTGACCTAGCTTGCGTTGGAAAGGCCATGGGCAATGGATATCCGATTGCGGCGGTGGTGGGACGCCGTGAGATTATGGAGGTTTTTGACGAAATATTCTTTTCCTTTACCTTTGGCGGCGAGACAATTTCTCTGGCGGCAGCGGTGGCTACCATTGCCGAGATCCGTAGGCAGAATGTAATTGGGCATCTTTGGGAGCAAGGGACGAAGTTGAAGGACGGATACAACGTCCTGGCACGAGAGTTCGGTGTAGATGCTTTCACAAGATGCATCGGTTTGCCGCCTCGTACGGTTATCACCTACAAGGACGAGAACGGAGAAGAGTCCTTGGTCTTCAAAAGCCTGTTCCAGCAGGAATGCCTGAAGCGAGGGATCCTGTTCTCCGGAGGCCAGAATATCTGTTTCAGCCACAGCGATGCGGATATCGACTATACCTTGCGTGTGTATCGGACGGCGTTGGAGATACTGGCCGAGGCCATCAAATGCGGGGATGTGGCACAGAGGCTCGAAGGCAAACCGGTGCAGCCGGTATTTAGAAAGCCATGA
- a CDS encoding four helix bundle protein, with translation MGDFKKLKVWQKSHAVTLAVYKASRKFPKEEIYGLTSQIRRASVSVPANIAEGCGRNGDTEYARFLQIAMGSASELEYHLLLSQDLGFLVPSDYDQIVRDLSEVKQMLTSFIKRLKADG, from the coding sequence TTGGGAGATTTTAAGAAATTGAAAGTATGGCAAAAGAGCCATGCGGTGACACTTGCTGTTTACAAAGCATCCAGGAAATTTCCTAAAGAAGAGATTTACGGGCTTACCAGCCAAATAAGGCGAGCCAGTGTTTCGGTACCTGCCAACATCGCTGAAGGTTGCGGCAGGAATGGAGACACGGAATATGCACGGTTCCTACAGATAGCCATGGGGTCAGCAAGCGAGCTGGAGTATCACCTGCTTCTTTCTCAGGATCTCGGTTTTCTGGTGCCCTCAGATTATGACCAGATCGTTCGCGATCTCAGCGAAGTGAAACAAATGCTAACATCCTTCATTAAAAGGCTGAAAGCTGACGGCTGA
- the pseG gene encoding UDP-2,4-diacetamido-2,4,6-trideoxy-beta-L-altropyranose hydrolase, with amino-acid sequence MAKEMNSVCSVPSVAKNLVIRADAGTEIGAGHVMRCLALAQGWQDAGGHPIFAMATEAPNLEVRLKSEGVEVVHLAVKPGSAEDATATASLAQEAGATWITADGYRFDTRYQRMVKGRGARLLIMDDYGHASHYYADIVLNQNIYASEEIYRNREPYTKLLLGTCYALLRREFMKWHNWKREIPDMARKILATLGGSDPDNISLKVIDSIKMLSHSDLEVKIIAGPSNMHVSSLKQTIYERSVNGQRSTVNISLLSAPHNMPELMAWADLAISAAGTTCWELAFMRLPALLLVVADNQNCVADRLEAAGAAINLGRQSAVPPHEISRALLRLLRDRGEREAMARSGRNLVDGEGAARVVKCLQGGEMELRPASVDDCRLLWKWANDPETREVSFSPESIKWEDHVKWLESKLGDPGCVFWVASNGEGTSIGQVRFDVDGGEAIISVSVDKAFRNRGYGNRIIRLACGKVFETARIGSIHAYVKEGNYGSAKAFFNAGFKRSGICVVKGQKAFHFVMERPQ; translated from the coding sequence GTGGCTAAAGAAATGAACTCTGTGTGCTCTGTGCCCTCTGTGGCGAAGAATCTTGTTATCCGGGCGGATGCCGGGACCGAAATCGGCGCCGGGCATGTGATGCGCTGCCTCGCATTGGCCCAGGGATGGCAGGATGCCGGGGGGCATCCCATTTTTGCGATGGCCACGGAGGCGCCCAATCTGGAGGTCCGCTTGAAATCAGAAGGTGTCGAGGTTGTTCATCTGGCGGTCAAGCCGGGAAGCGCCGAGGATGCCACAGCTACGGCAAGTCTGGCGCAAGAGGCAGGGGCGACATGGATAACCGCGGACGGCTACCGGTTTGACACGCGGTACCAGCGAATGGTCAAGGGCCGCGGCGCAAGGCTCCTGATAATGGATGACTATGGCCATGCTAGTCATTACTACGCAGATATCGTGTTGAATCAGAATATATATGCCTCTGAGGAGATATACAGGAATAGAGAGCCTTATACGAAGCTTTTATTGGGTACTTGCTATGCTCTTCTCCGACGTGAATTTATGAAATGGCATAACTGGAAACGAGAGATCCCTGATATGGCTCGGAAAATTCTGGCAACCCTGGGCGGAAGCGATCCGGATAATATTTCCCTGAAGGTGATCGATTCCATAAAGATGCTTAGTCATTCAGATCTGGAAGTAAAGATCATAGCAGGTCCTTCCAATATGCATGTTAGCAGCCTGAAGCAGACTATTTATGAAAGGTCGGTGAACGGTCAACGGTCAACGGTTAATATATCTCTTCTCTCTGCTCCGCACAATATGCCCGAGCTAATGGCCTGGGCGGATTTGGCCATTTCAGCCGCGGGAACTACCTGCTGGGAACTGGCATTCATGCGGTTGCCTGCTCTGCTGCTGGTCGTGGCCGACAATCAAAACTGCGTAGCCGATCGGCTGGAAGCGGCCGGAGCAGCGATTAATCTGGGCAGGCAGAGCGCGGTCCCGCCGCACGAGATATCCCGGGCGCTTCTTCGGTTGCTCAGGGATCGGGGAGAGCGGGAGGCGATGGCCCGGTCCGGCCGGAATTTGGTCGATGGTGAAGGCGCCGCAAGAGTAGTGAAATGTTTGCAGGGTGGGGAAATGGAACTGCGTCCGGCATCTGTCGATGATTGCCGGCTTTTGTGGAAGTGGGCGAATGATCCGGAGACGCGTGAGGTCTCTTTTTCGCCGGAATCTATCAAGTGGGAGGATCACGTTAAGTGGCTGGAGTCAAAACTGGGCGACCCTGGCTGCGTTTTTTGGGTGGCAAGCAACGGAGAGGGGACTTCTATCGGACAGGTGCGGTTTGACGTGGACGGCGGCGAAGCGATAATCTCGGTCAGCGTGGACAAAGCGTTTCGAAACAGGGGGTACGGTAACAGAATCATTCGATTGGCCTGCGGAAAAGTATTTGAAACTGCGCGGATTGGCTCCATTCATGCATACGTGAAGGAGGGTAATTACGGATCCGCGAAGGCCTTTTTCAATGCCGGATTCAAAAGGTCCGGGATTTGCGTGGTCAAGGGGCAGAAAGCCTTCCATTTCGTCATGGAGAGACCTCAGTGA
- the pseI gene encoding pseudaminic acid synthase gives MNSLIEINGRPVGEGYPVYIVAELSANHRQEFDRAVELVKAAKAAGADAVKLQTYTPDTMTICCDNRHFQIGKGTLWENRSLYDLYREAYMPWEWQPKLKAVAEDLGMDLFSAAFDYSAVDFLEEMGVPVHKVASFEIVDIPLIEKMSQTGKPLIISTGMANLGEIEEAVQTARRAGATQIGLLKCTSAYPALPEDMNLRTIPHMMTAFNVPVGLSDHTLGIAVPVSAVALGACIVEKHFTLSRAVPGPDSAFSLEPHEFAAMVEAIRTSEKALGTVNYGASSEESRSLMFRRSLFVVQDMEAGEVFSAENVRSIRPGYGLPPKFLKEVLSHRASKDIKKGTPVDRSLMVV, from the coding sequence ATGAACAGCCTGATTGAGATAAATGGTCGCCCTGTTGGAGAGGGATATCCGGTGTATATTGTCGCCGAGTTATCCGCCAACCACCGTCAGGAATTTGACAGGGCGGTTGAACTTGTCAAGGCGGCCAAGGCAGCGGGGGCAGACGCCGTAAAGTTGCAAACCTATACTCCGGACACCATGACCATCTGTTGTGATAACCGTCATTTTCAGATTGGGAAAGGCACCCTGTGGGAGAACCGTAGTCTATACGACCTCTACCGTGAAGCCTATATGCCGTGGGAATGGCAGCCCAAGCTGAAAGCAGTCGCCGAAGACCTGGGTATGGACTTGTTTTCCGCAGCGTTTGATTACTCGGCTGTGGACTTTCTGGAAGAAATGGGCGTGCCGGTCCATAAGGTGGCATCGTTCGAGATTGTAGATATTCCGCTCATCGAAAAAATGTCCCAAACCGGGAAGCCATTGATCATCTCAACCGGAATGGCGAACCTGGGAGAAATCGAGGAGGCGGTTCAGACCGCGCGCCGTGCAGGAGCCACGCAGATTGGCCTCCTCAAGTGCACCAGTGCATACCCGGCGCTGCCGGAGGATATGAACTTGCGGACTATTCCACACATGATGACTGCATTTAACGTCCCGGTGGGGTTGTCGGATCACACCCTGGGTATAGCCGTGCCTGTGTCGGCGGTGGCGCTGGGGGCGTGCATTGTAGAGAAACACTTCACTTTGTCGCGGGCTGTCCCCGGTCCCGATTCTGCCTTTTCCCTGGAACCGCATGAATTTGCGGCGATGGTGGAGGCGATCCGCACATCCGAAAAGGCCCTCGGAACAGTCAACTATGGTGCGAGCAGTGAGGAATCCAGGAGTCTCATGTTCAGGCGATCCCTTTTTGTGGTGCAGGACATGGAGGCCGGCGAGGTATTTAGTGCGGAGAATGTTCGGTCTATCCGACCCGGATACGGCCTGCCGCCCAAATTTTTGAAAGAAGTTCTAAGTCACCGGGCCTCAAAAGATATTAAAAAAGGCACACCCGTTGACCGGAGTTTAATGGTTGTTTGA
- a CDS encoding N-acetyl sugar amidotransferase has protein sequence MNDLRRCTKCVLPETHETIVFDEEGVCNICRQHEYKQTAIDWDAKKRELDKLIGAYRGKYDYDCIVPFSGGKDSTWTLYYLVKEYGIKPLVVRFDHGFLRPNLLENTIRTIRKLGVDLHVFTPNWHVVQKLMLQSFLEKGDFCWHCHTGIFAYPMWVAIRYKVPLIFWGEPSAEYTAYYSYDQPEEVDEKRFNRYINLGITAEDMFVRFEGRIDERDLQPFKYPPLKELRKINYRSVCLGSFIPWDVKRQKSIIEAELGWKGDEVENVPPGYDYEKIECYLQGVRDYIKYIKRGYTRPAHLASIDIRNDRMRRDEALEMIKGFEGKRPPSLDIFLEYTGLTEDEFLEIAMSHGVSPYKHDPSKVEPGGKVHDVEMWPRHGAMSREETEVQLDRWRRRNGRVPLRAAL, from the coding sequence ATGAATGATCTCAGGCGTTGCACTAAATGCGTTCTTCCTGAGACGCACGAAACCATTGTTTTCGACGAAGAAGGCGTTTGCAACATTTGCCGCCAGCACGAATACAAGCAGACGGCTATCGACTGGGATGCAAAGAAGCGCGAACTTGATAAACTCATCGGGGCTTATCGCGGTAAGTACGATTATGACTGTATCGTTCCTTTCAGCGGCGGTAAGGACAGTACCTGGACGCTTTACTATCTGGTAAAAGAGTATGGCATCAAACCTCTCGTAGTCCGTTTCGACCATGGTTTTTTGCGTCCCAATCTACTTGAAAATACTATTCGCACCATCCGCAAGCTCGGTGTTGACCTGCATGTCTTTACGCCAAACTGGCACGTTGTACAGAAGTTGATGCTCCAAAGCTTCCTCGAAAAAGGGGACTTCTGCTGGCATTGCCACACGGGAATTTTTGCCTATCCCATGTGGGTGGCAATCCGGTATAAAGTTCCTCTGATCTTTTGGGGCGAACCTTCCGCCGAGTATACCGCGTACTACAGTTATGATCAACCGGAGGAAGTGGACGAAAAACGCTTCAACCGTTACATAAATCTTGGGATTACGGCTGAGGATATGTTTGTGCGGTTCGAAGGCCGCATCGATGAGCGCGACCTTCAACCTTTTAAATATCCGCCCCTAAAGGAACTTCGCAAGATCAATTACCGATCAGTCTGTCTCGGAAGTTTCATCCCTTGGGACGTCAAGCGACAGAAAAGCATCATTGAGGCCGAGCTGGGGTGGAAAGGTGATGAAGTGGAAAATGTTCCCCCTGGGTACGATTATGAAAAAATAGAATGCTATTTGCAGGGCGTGCGCGATTATATCAAATACATTAAGCGAGGTTATACTCGCCCTGCCCACCTCGCATCCATCGATATTCGCAATGACCGTATGAGGCGTGACGAGGCGCTGGAGATGATCAAAGGATTCGAGGGGAAACGTCCTCCCAGTCTCGATATTTTCCTGGAATATACCGGATTGACGGAAGACGAATTCCTTGAGATCGCAATGAGTCACGGTGTTTCGCCTTACAAACATGACCCTTCGAAGGTTGAACCTGGCGGGAAAGTTCATGATGTTGAGATGTGGCCCAGACACGGAGCCATGTCCCGGGAAGAAACAGAGGTTCAGCTTGACCGCTGGCGTCGCAGAAATGGACGAGTCCCGTTGCGAGCAGCGCTTTGA
- the hisH gene encoding imidazole glycerol phosphate synthase subunit HisH: protein MIGIVDYGMGNLLSVYHGLEMVGAEVKVCTRGEDLKDVERIVLPGVGAFGDCMTNLTEKGFTEALNKAILQQGKPILGICLGMQAMARRGFEGGEHKGLGWIEGDVVRLQPDDPLLRVPHVGWNEVHYRQESPLFAGLPLSPDCYFVHSYHLRCDHEHDVDAICNYGGAVTAAVRRNNIFGTQFHPEKSQDYGLQVLSNFLKWKP from the coding sequence ATGATCGGTATCGTTGATTACGGTATGGGGAATCTGCTTTCCGTTTACCACGGGTTGGAGATGGTGGGAGCGGAGGTGAAAGTCTGCACCCGGGGGGAAGATCTCAAAGATGTTGAGCGAATTGTGCTTCCGGGTGTCGGCGCTTTCGGGGATTGTATGACGAACCTGACAGAGAAAGGTTTCACAGAAGCCCTGAATAAGGCGATTCTCCAGCAGGGCAAGCCCATTCTGGGTATCTGCCTCGGCATGCAGGCCATGGCGCGCCGAGGTTTCGAAGGCGGGGAACACAAAGGATTGGGTTGGATCGAGGGTGATGTCGTCCGCCTCCAGCCTGACGATCCGCTTCTGCGAGTGCCCCACGTGGGCTGGAATGAGGTTCATTACCGTCAAGAGAGCCCGCTTTTTGCAGGGTTACCGCTGTCCCCTGATTGCTACTTCGTCCACTCCTATCACTTGAGGTGCGATCATGAACACGATGTGGATGCGATCTGCAATTACGGCGGCGCGGTAACCGCAGCGGTCAGGCGTAATAATATCTTCGGCACCCAGTTTCACCCGGAAAAAAGCCAGGATTATGGCCTACAGGTGCTTAGCAATTTTCTCAAATGGAAGCCATGA
- a CDS encoding imidazole glycerol phosphate synthase cyclase subunit, translating to MRASRFGSTTQMVLVTTVQFGEVIEIGDPVSQAKIYEAQAADELIFLDLDASLENRETVIDVVRKAAEEIFIPFTVGGGVRCITDFRTLLSNGADKVSVNTAAVEAPDLINRASEIFGAQCVVLSIDYRRDGDNKYCVWVKGGRYKTGLDPVDWAVEGEKRGAGEILLTSIDRDGTRTGLDLALTKRVTEAVSIPVIASGGCGMASHFVDGFIVAKADAVSAGTYFCFKDENPMQTRSRVRNAGIPIRLHT from the coding sequence ATGAGAGCGAGCCGTTTCGGGTCAACAACCCAGATGGTTCTCGTGACTACCGTTCAGTTCGGAGAGGTTATCGAGATAGGGGATCCAGTCTCCCAGGCCAAGATCTATGAGGCCCAGGCTGCAGATGAATTGATATTCCTGGATCTCGATGCTTCGCTGGAAAATCGAGAGACGGTGATAGACGTGGTGAGAAAGGCGGCCGAGGAAATTTTTATACCATTCACGGTGGGAGGCGGAGTCCGATGTATAACAGATTTTCGCACATTACTGTCTAACGGCGCCGACAAGGTGAGTGTTAATACTGCTGCGGTCGAAGCCCCGGATCTGATTAATAGGGCTTCGGAAATATTTGGTGCGCAGTGTGTAGTTTTGAGCATCGACTATCGGAGAGATGGAGATAACAAGTACTGTGTTTGGGTCAAGGGAGGCAGATATAAAACCGGCCTCGATCCTGTGGACTGGGCTGTTGAAGGTGAGAAGCGTGGCGCAGGCGAGATATTATTAACGTCCATTGACCGGGACGGCACCCGAACTGGTCTGGATTTGGCGCTGACAAAGCGAGTGACAGAGGCAGTTTCCATTCCGGTCATTGCTTCAGGAGGTTGCGGAATGGCCAGCCATTTTGTGGATGGCTTTATCGTGGCAAAAGCAGATGCCGTTTCGGCAGGGACTTACTTTTGCTTTAAGGATGAGAACCCTATGCAGACCCGTTCCCGGGTCAGAAATGCAGGCATACCTATTCGTCTGCATACGTAG
- a CDS encoding GNAT family protein yields the protein MESQKESARPFIDGERIYLREVRLSDVTENYYRWMNDPEVVQYLETRFFPYSREKIEFYVRQMQEDANSAFMAVIVKNGDEHIGNIKVGPINWFHRFADIALIIGEKKSWGRGYGTEAIKLVTDYAFNTLNLHKLTAGIYANNIGSIEAFKKAGFSVEGVRKKQRFYRGEYVDEVILGITR from the coding sequence ATGGAAAGTCAAAAAGAAAGCGCCAGGCCATTTATAGATGGAGAACGGATTTATTTACGAGAAGTTCGCCTTTCGGATGTGACTGAAAATTACTACCGCTGGATGAACGATCCTGAGGTGGTCCAATATTTGGAGACCCGGTTTTTTCCATATTCACGAGAGAAGATAGAATTTTACGTGAGACAAATGCAAGAAGATGCCAACAGTGCGTTTATGGCTGTTATTGTAAAAAATGGGGACGAGCACATTGGAAATATTAAGGTAGGCCCTATCAACTGGTTTCATCGCTTTGCGGATATTGCTCTTATCATTGGAGAAAAAAAAAGCTGGGGGAGAGGATATGGTACAGAGGCTATTAAACTGGTCACCGATTACGCTTTTAACACGTTAAATCTTCATAAATTGACGGCAGGGATATACGCAAACAACATTGGTTCGATTGAGGCCTTCAAAAAAGCTGGTTTCTCGGTAGAAGGGGTCAGGAAAAAACAGCGATTTTACCGTGGAGAGTATGTCGATGAAGTCATATTGGGCATTACACGATAA
- a CDS encoding glycosyltransferase has translation MENKLSICIIGKDQEGLLGECIDSALKLSRRAIYLDLGSTDKSVDLAEQKGLEVVKSEPSLTEAQESLERWCNSEWILFLKAGEKVILQSDALIDKILGNGPAQGYSLIVKDVVEPDVLEDYRWIKISGQYKYSKGSRYVSKVEIRLVRRQYFAKILKLMMTWSKEDLFSFNSQILREVQIYPCQRNEESKEDSPAEARELEMKYLKGEILFDPAEEDSLWELGDTYITYAVLTKKDLNRYYKGLSAGFGGERMYLTLLHNLGRFGRYAEARDFFEAWKNTWEFFDTPEPYRIGGIIYAHLFDTDKAIQCLEKYVESVSEDRLGEPLSLLGKTYLLHGNKEKAVSLLKRSRELRYDKFDAMVIDCIDKDGWEPPRLSVCMIARDEGPNIRKALDSVSGIADEIIVVDTGSTDNTKEIVREFKGKIIESPWEDDFSKVRNIGLREATGAYILCLDADEFIDARDRIKLALVKQILPVGRDTAFCIKVEWEDKEEEMTVMLRLPQMNQPYYLTRLFPNHPEIHFEGRAFEGVDSSIGALGIKIERNDLFKITHSRCDRELRDRRKKIAVRNAFEFISDPETALRGILYFLRLGDLDAALKWLDKTSMDNPQLLARIVELYSTVGKANSVAGLINKAIDKFPESMELNLAKAELDLAGGKYEEVCNILEPRLGNIKEAMSRADWARACYLYGMALLETGDLGRGLECLSDAREADPWNIRYKTGGIYALARCEEWEGAIGAVGDVLRGENLDPGGIIGDFADLGLVLAKLSRHFADTNRGEMAALCRKVMEEIIQYKISNKTELEKMSGYLNAVGFGGDVNA, from the coding sequence ATGGAAAATAAGTTATCTATATGTATCATCGGCAAGGATCAAGAGGGACTGTTAGGTGAGTGCATTGACAGCGCCTTGAAGTTGAGCCGGCGCGCGATTTATCTTGATCTGGGTTCAACGGACAAGAGTGTTGATCTGGCAGAACAAAAAGGTCTGGAGGTGGTAAAAAGTGAGCCTTCTTTAACCGAGGCACAAGAGTCATTGGAACGGTGGTGCAATTCGGAGTGGATCCTTTTTTTGAAGGCGGGTGAAAAAGTCATCCTGCAGTCCGATGCGCTGATAGATAAGATACTCGGCAATGGACCTGCACAGGGATACAGTCTGATTGTCAAGGATGTTGTTGAGCCGGATGTCCTGGAAGACTATCGCTGGATAAAAATTTCCGGGCAATACAAATACTCCAAAGGTTCCAGATACGTGTCAAAGGTTGAAATCCGGTTGGTGCGTCGCCAGTATTTTGCCAAAATTTTAAAATTAATGATGACCTGGTCAAAAGAAGATCTATTTTCATTTAACAGTCAGATTCTAAGGGAGGTCCAGATTTATCCGTGTCAGCGTAATGAAGAATCAAAGGAAGACAGCCCCGCAGAGGCCAGGGAACTTGAGATGAAGTATCTCAAGGGAGAAATATTGTTTGATCCGGCTGAAGAGGATAGTTTGTGGGAACTCGGGGATACCTATATTACTTACGCCGTCTTGACAAAGAAGGATTTGAACCGCTACTACAAAGGGCTTTCTGCCGGTTTTGGCGGGGAAAGGATGTATCTCACCCTGCTGCATAATCTGGGCAGATTTGGGAGATATGCGGAGGCAAGGGACTTCTTTGAGGCGTGGAAAAATACGTGGGAATTTTTTGACACACCTGAACCTTACAGGATTGGGGGTATCATATATGCCCATCTCTTTGATACAGACAAGGCCATACAGTGCCTTGAAAAATATGTCGAATCAGTTTCTGAAGATCGTTTAGGAGAACCGCTATCTCTATTGGGTAAGACCTACCTGCTGCATGGGAATAAAGAAAAGGCTGTCTCCCTGCTTAAACGCTCAAGGGAACTTCGCTATGATAAATTTGATGCTATGGTTATTGATTGCATCGACAAAGATGGCTGGGAACCGCCAAGGTTAAGTGTTTGTATGATTGCCAGAGACGAAGGGCCGAACATACGCAAGGCGCTGGATTCCGTATCCGGTATCGCGGATGAAATTATCGTTGTGGATACGGGATCGACAGACAACACCAAGGAGATCGTCAGGGAATTTAAAGGCAAAATCATCGAGTCTCCATGGGAAGACGATTTTTCAAAGGTGAGAAATATCGGCCTTCGGGAGGCAACCGGCGCTTATATACTGTGCCTTGATGCGGACGAGTTCATAGATGCGCGGGACAGGATAAAGCTGGCATTAGTTAAACAGATCTTGCCGGTAGGGCGGGATACCGCTTTTTGCATAAAGGTCGAGTGGGAAGATAAAGAAGAGGAGATGACGGTCATGTTGCGTCTTCCTCAGATGAACCAGCCTTATTACCTTACAAGGTTATTTCCCAATCACCCCGAAATACATTTTGAGGGCAGGGCATTTGAAGGCGTGGATAGCTCCATCGGCGCCTTGGGGATAAAAATCGAGCGCAATGACTTGTTTAAGATCACTCATTCAAGGTGTGATCGCGAATTGAGGGATCGGAGGAAGAAGATAGCCGTGCGCAATGCTTTCGAATTTATCTCTGATCCTGAGACGGCCTTGCGGGGGATTCTTTATTTTCTGAGACTGGGTGACCTGGATGCCGCTCTTAAGTGGTTAGATAAGACCAGCATGGATAATCCTCAGCTCCTGGCAAGAATTGTCGAATTATATTCTACGGTTGGTAAGGCTAACAGTGTGGCAGGGCTCATTAATAAAGCTATCGATAAATTTCCGGAATCGATGGAATTGAATCTGGCGAAAGCGGAGTTGGATCTTGCAGGCGGCAAATATGAAGAGGTGTGCAATATTTTGGAGCCTCGTCTGGGGAATATAAAAGAGGCAATGAGCAGGGCGGATTGGGCGAGAGCTTGTTATCTCTATGGTATGGCTTTACTGGAAACGGGGGACCTGGGTAGAGGCCTCGAATGCCTGAGTGACGCTCGCGAGGCAGACCCGTGGAACATCAGGTATAAGACAGGAGGCATCTATGCGCTCGCCAGGTGCGAAGAATGGGAAGGGGCGATCGGCGCGGTCGGAGACGTATTGAGGGGAGAAAATCTTGACCCTGGAGGGATAATCGGTGACTTTGCAGACCTAGGACTGGTTTTGGCGAAGTTGAGCAGACACTTTGCCGATACCAACAGGGGGGAGATGGCCGCTCTGTGCCGGAAGGTCATGGAAGAGATTATTCAATATAAGATATCAAATAAAACAGAACTCGAAAAAATGTCGGGGTATCTCAACGCGGTTGGGTTCGGAGGAGATGTCAATGCGTAA